In Elaeis guineensis isolate ETL-2024a chromosome 1, EG11, whole genome shotgun sequence, a genomic segment contains:
- the LOC105037919 gene encoding transcription factor HEC2-like, with product MNNMTYNTTNCSSWDLEMNMGSHLHFDHSPFELFQPIDPFQPHVPSPSFPSAQMEIERKVEGGEYEEEGLGAMKEMLYKIAAMQPVDIDPSTIKKPRRRNVRISDDPQSIAARHRREKISERIRILQRLVPGGTKMDTASMLDEAIHYVKFLKRQVQELQSPQIPQVITGHPASSMGWPVRLDPHASSSSSSSMGTPPGLGFGFDGPDDHQIHGGCRGN from the coding sequence ATGAACAATATGACCTACAATACTACCAATTGCAGCTCTTGGGATCTTGAGATGAATATGGGGAGCCATCTCCATTTTGATCATTCTCCATTTGAATTGTTCCAGCCCATAGACCCATTTCAACCTCATGTCCCTTCTCCTAGCTTCCCTAGTGCCCAAATGGAAATCGAAAGGAAGGTAGAAGGAGGAGAGTATGAAGAGGAAGGGTTGGGGGCGATGAAGGAGATGCTGTACAAGATTGCAGCAATGCAACCGGTCGACATCGATCCCTCGACGATCAAGAAGCCCAGGCGGCGAAATGTTCGGATCAGCGATGACCCGCAGAGCATCGCCGCCCGTCACCGGAGGGAGAAGATCAGTGAGAGGATCAGGATCCTTCAGCGGCTGGTCCCGGGGGGCACAAAGATGGACACTGCATCCATGCTTGATGAGGCCATTCATTACGTCAAGTTCCTCAAGAGGCAGGTGCAAGAGCTCCAATCCCCACAAATACCACAAGTTATCACAGGACATCCAGCCAGCTCCATGGGCTGGCCTGTGAGGTTGGATCCTCATGCctcatcttcctcctcctcctccatgggAACTCCTCCTGGATTAGGGTTTGGTTTTGATGGGCCTGATGACCACCAGATTCATGGAGGTTGTAGAGGTAATTAG